In the Aromatoleum bremense genome, one interval contains:
- a CDS encoding CBS domain-containing protein, with the protein MIVRNWMQPNPTVLTGDTLLSEAKRILSEANVHALPVVDDGRLRGLITRAGCLRAAHVALRTQDTDELSYFSNCVKVKDIMVRNPATIDADDTMEHCLQVGQEHGVGQLPVMDGGNVVGMISAIEMFSLAAHFLGAWEKRSGVTLAPIELKPGTMGRITDIVESAGAELLAIYPIGIGHQDASSAAHAKKVIVRFHAADTDTVTRALEHAGFEIIESVQAKH; encoded by the coding sequence ATGATCGTACGTAACTGGATGCAGCCGAATCCGACCGTGCTGACCGGCGACACGCTGCTGTCCGAGGCGAAGCGGATCCTGTCGGAGGCCAATGTCCACGCGCTGCCGGTCGTAGACGACGGTCGCCTGCGCGGCCTCATCACGCGCGCCGGCTGCCTGCGCGCTGCGCACGTCGCGCTGCGCACCCAGGACACCGACGAGCTCAGCTATTTCTCGAACTGCGTCAAGGTCAAGGACATCATGGTCCGCAACCCGGCGACGATCGACGCCGACGACACGATGGAGCACTGCCTGCAGGTCGGCCAGGAGCACGGCGTCGGGCAGCTGCCGGTGATGGACGGCGGCAATGTCGTGGGCATGATCTCGGCGATCGAGATGTTCTCGCTGGCGGCGCACTTCCTCGGCGCCTGGGAAAAGCGCAGCGGCGTGACGCTGGCGCCGATCGAGCTCAAGCCGGGAACGATGGGTCGCATTACCGACATCGTCGAATCCGCCGGCGCCGAACTGCTCGCGATCTACCCGATCGGCATCGGCCACCAGGACGCCTCGTCCGCGGCGCACGCGAAGAAAGTGATCGTCCGCTTCCACGCCGCGGACACCGATACGGTGACCCGCGCACTCGAGCACGCGGGATTCGAGATCATCGAATCCGTCCAGGCAAAGCATTGA
- the ppcB gene encoding phenylphosphate carboxylase subunit beta — MDLRYFINQCAEANELKRITTEVDWNLEISHVSKLTEEKKGPALLFESIKGYDTPVFTGAFATTKRLAIMLGLPHDLTLCQSAQQWMKKTITSEGLIKAKEVKDGPVLENVLTGNKVDLNMFPVPKFFPLDGGRYIGTMVSVVLRDPETGEVNLGTYRMQMLDDKRCGVQILPGKRGERIMKKYAKMGKKMPAAAIIGCDPLIFMAGTLMHKGASDFDITGTVRGQQAEFLMAPLTGLPVPAGAEIVLEGEIDPNAFLPEGPFAEYTGYYTDELHKPIPKPVLEVQQILHRNNPILWATGQGRPVTDVHMLLAFTRTATLWTELEQMRIPGVQSVCVLPESTGRFWSVVSLKQAYPGHSRQVADAVMGSNTGSYGMKGIITVDEDIAADDLQRVFWALSCRYDPMRGTELIKRGRSTPLDPALDPDGDKLTTSRILMDACIPYEWKQKPVEARMDEEMLAKIRARWHEYGID; from the coding sequence ATGGACCTGAGATATTTCATCAACCAGTGCGCCGAAGCCAACGAGCTGAAGCGCATCACCACCGAAGTCGACTGGAATCTGGAGATCTCGCACGTCTCCAAGCTGACCGAGGAGAAGAAAGGTCCGGCGCTGCTGTTCGAGAGCATCAAGGGCTACGACACGCCGGTATTCACAGGCGCATTCGCGACGACCAAGCGCCTGGCGATCATGCTCGGCCTGCCGCACGACCTGACGCTGTGCCAGTCGGCGCAACAGTGGATGAAGAAGACAATCACCTCCGAAGGCCTGATCAAGGCGAAGGAAGTGAAGGACGGACCGGTGCTGGAAAACGTGCTCACCGGCAACAAGGTCGACCTGAACATGTTCCCGGTGCCGAAGTTCTTCCCGCTCGATGGCGGGCGCTACATCGGCACGATGGTGTCGGTGGTGCTGCGCGACCCGGAAACGGGCGAGGTGAACCTCGGCACCTATCGCATGCAGATGCTCGACGACAAGCGCTGCGGCGTGCAGATCCTGCCCGGCAAGCGCGGCGAGCGGATCATGAAGAAGTACGCCAAGATGGGGAAGAAGATGCCCGCGGCGGCGATCATCGGCTGCGATCCGCTGATCTTCATGGCCGGCACTCTGATGCACAAGGGCGCGAGCGACTTCGACATCACCGGCACGGTGCGCGGCCAGCAGGCCGAGTTCCTGATGGCACCGCTGACCGGGCTGCCCGTGCCGGCGGGCGCCGAGATCGTCCTCGAAGGCGAGATCGACCCGAACGCCTTCCTGCCCGAAGGCCCGTTTGCCGAATACACCGGCTACTACACCGACGAGCTGCACAAGCCGATCCCGAAGCCGGTGCTCGAAGTGCAGCAGATCCTGCACCGCAACAACCCGATCCTGTGGGCAACCGGCCAGGGCCGTCCGGTGACCGACGTGCATATGCTGCTCGCCTTCACGCGGACCGCGACCCTGTGGACCGAGCTCGAGCAGATGCGCATCCCCGGCGTCCAGTCGGTGTGCGTGCTGCCGGAATCGACCGGGCGCTTCTGGTCCGTCGTGTCGCTCAAGCAGGCGTACCCCGGCCACTCGCGCCAGGTCGCCGACGCGGTCATGGGCAGCAACACCGGCAGCTACGGCATGAAGGGCATCATCACCGTCGACGAGGACATCGCCGCCGACGACCTGCAGCGCGTGTTCTGGGCGCTGTCGTGCCGTTACGACCCGATGCGCGGCACCGAACTCATCAAGCGCGGCCGCTCGACGCCGCTCGACCCGGCGCTCGACCCGGACGGCGACAAGCTCACGACGTCGCGCATCCTGATGGACGCGTGCATCCCGTACGAGTGGAAACAGAAGCCGGTCGAGGCGCGCATGGACGAGGAAATGCTCGCCAAGATCCGCGCCCGCTGGCACGAGTACGGCATCGACTGA
- the ppcD gene encoding phenylphosphate carboxylase subunit delta — protein MERAKNIKLVILDVDGVMTDGRIVINDEGVESRNFDIKDGMGVIVLQLCGIDVAIITSKKSGAVRHRAEELKIKRFHEGIKKKTEPYAQMIEEMNISDAEVCYVGDDLVDLSMMKRVGLPIAVGDAVADIKEIAAYVTTARGGHGAVREVAELILKAQGKWDAVLAKLH, from the coding sequence ATGGAACGGGCAAAGAACATCAAGCTGGTGATCCTCGACGTCGACGGCGTGATGACCGACGGCCGCATCGTCATCAACGACGAAGGCGTCGAATCGCGCAACTTCGACATCAAGGACGGCATGGGCGTCATCGTGCTGCAGCTGTGCGGCATCGACGTCGCGATCATCACGTCGAAGAAATCCGGCGCGGTGCGCCATCGCGCCGAGGAGCTGAAGATCAAGCGCTTCCACGAGGGCATCAAGAAGAAGACCGAGCCGTATGCGCAGATGATCGAGGAGATGAACATCTCCGACGCCGAGGTGTGCTACGTCGGCGACGACCTCGTCGATCTGTCGATGATGAAGCGCGTCGGGCTGCCCATAGCAGTCGGCGATGCGGTCGCCGACATCAAGGAAATCGCCGCCTACGTGACCACCGCGCGCGGCGGGCACGGCGCGGTGCGCGAAGTCGCCGAGCTGATCCTCAAGGCGCAAGGCAAGTGGGACGCGGTGCTCGCGAAGCTCCACTGA
- a CDS encoding PEP/pyruvate-binding domain-containing protein, with protein MGSVISAAALPWAALDSVAPKVCSFEECGKDSVQLVGGKCASLGELINAGVRVPPGFALTTRGYAQFMREAGIQAEVAGLLDGLDHEDMDKLEEASHAIREMIESRPLPIELEDLIAEAYRKLSVRCYLPAVPVAVRSSATAEDLPGASFAGQQDTYLWIRGVDDVIHHVRRCISSLYSGRAIAYRMKMGFPHEQVAISVGIQKMANAYTAGVMFTVHPATGDRSVIVIDANFGFGESVVSGEVTPDNFVVNKITLDIIERTISTKEICHTVDLKTQKSIALPVPAERQNIQSITDDEIGELALMAKKIEKHYGRPMDIEWAIDKNLPAGGNIFILQARPETIWSNRQRTTGAASSTSAMDYIVSSLLTGKRLT; from the coding sequence ATGGGAAGCGTTATTTCTGCAGCAGCCCTGCCCTGGGCCGCCCTCGACAGCGTCGCGCCGAAAGTGTGTTCTTTCGAGGAATGCGGCAAGGACTCGGTGCAGCTGGTCGGCGGCAAGTGCGCGTCGCTCGGCGAACTGATCAACGCGGGTGTGCGGGTGCCGCCGGGCTTCGCGCTCACCACCCGCGGCTATGCACAGTTCATGCGCGAGGCCGGCATCCAGGCCGAAGTCGCGGGGCTCCTCGACGGCCTCGACCACGAGGACATGGACAAGCTCGAGGAGGCCTCGCACGCGATCCGCGAAATGATCGAATCGCGCCCGCTGCCGATCGAGCTCGAGGACCTGATCGCCGAGGCCTACCGCAAACTGTCGGTGCGCTGCTACCTGCCGGCGGTGCCGGTCGCAGTGCGCTCCTCCGCGACCGCCGAGGACCTGCCGGGCGCGAGCTTCGCCGGCCAGCAGGACACCTACCTGTGGATCCGCGGCGTCGATGACGTGATCCATCACGTGCGGCGGTGCATCTCCAGCCTCTACAGCGGGCGGGCGATCGCCTACCGCATGAAGATGGGATTCCCGCACGAACAGGTCGCGATCAGCGTCGGCATCCAGAAGATGGCGAACGCCTACACCGCGGGCGTGATGTTCACCGTGCATCCGGCGACCGGCGACCGCTCGGTGATCGTCATCGACGCGAACTTCGGCTTCGGTGAATCGGTGGTTTCGGGCGAGGTCACGCCGGACAACTTCGTCGTCAACAAGATCACGCTCGACATCATCGAGCGGACGATCTCGACGAAGGAGATCTGCCACACCGTCGATCTCAAAACCCAGAAGTCGATCGCGCTGCCGGTGCCGGCCGAGCGCCAGAACATCCAGTCGATCACCGATGACGAGATCGGCGAGCTGGCGTTGATGGCGAAGAAGATCGAGAAACACTACGGCCGCCCGATGGACATCGAATGGGCGATCGACAAGAACCTGCCCGCCGGCGGGAACATTTTCATCCTGCAGGCGCGGCCCGAAACGATCTGGAGCAACCGCCAGAGAACCACCGGTGCGGCAAGCAGCACGTCGGCGATGGATTACATCGTGTCGAGCCTGCTCACCGGCAAGCGCCTGACGTAG
- a CDS encoding PEP-utilizing enzyme, whose translation MKFPVPHDIKAKTIPGTEGWERMYPYQYQFVTDDPQRNQYEKDTFWFYDGLHYPEPLYPFDTIWDEAWYLALSQFNNRIFQVPPVRGVDHRIINGYVYISPVPVKDPAEIGERVPNFMERAGFYYKNWDALEAKWKVKMEATIAELEALEIPRLPDIEPLSVVTEGIGESTGYHLLKNYDDLINLGIKCWQYHFEFLNLGYAAYVFFMDFTQKLFPSIPLQRITQMVSGIDVLMFRSDDELKALAKQAVTLEVDDIVTAHRDWADVKAALAKHRQGNAWLAAFEKARYPWFNISSGTGWFHTDRSWNDNLNIPLDGIQTYIGKLREGVSIDRPMEAVRAERDRITAEYRELIDSDEDRKQFDELLGCAKTVFPYVENHLFYVEHWFHSVFWNKIREVAAVMKEHGMIADVEDIWYLRRDEIKQALWDVVTAWATGVTPRGTTTWPAEIEWRKGVMQKFREWNPPPAIGVAPEVIQEPFTIVLWGVTNNSLADWAAVQDIGDPDSITELKGFAASPGTVEGRARVCRSAEDIRDLQEGEILVAPTTSPSWAPAFAKIKACVTDVGGVMSHAAIVCREYGMPAVVGTGVSTRVIRTGMTLRVDGSSGVISIITA comes from the coding sequence ATGAAGTTTCCTGTTCCGCACGACATCAAGGCCAAGACGATTCCGGGGACCGAAGGCTGGGAGCGGATGTATCCGTACCAGTACCAGTTCGTCACCGACGACCCGCAGCGCAACCAGTACGAGAAGGACACTTTCTGGTTCTACGACGGACTGCATTACCCGGAGCCGCTCTATCCGTTCGACACGATCTGGGACGAGGCCTGGTATCTCGCGCTGTCGCAGTTCAACAACCGCATCTTCCAGGTGCCGCCGGTGCGCGGCGTCGATCACCGCATCATCAACGGCTACGTCTATATCTCGCCGGTGCCGGTCAAGGATCCGGCGGAGATCGGCGAGCGCGTGCCCAACTTCATGGAACGCGCAGGCTTCTATTACAAGAACTGGGACGCGCTCGAGGCGAAGTGGAAAGTCAAGATGGAGGCGACGATCGCCGAACTCGAAGCACTCGAGATTCCACGTCTGCCCGACATCGAGCCGCTGAGCGTGGTCACCGAAGGCATCGGCGAGTCGACGGGCTATCACCTGCTGAAGAACTATGACGATCTGATCAATCTCGGCATCAAGTGCTGGCAGTACCACTTCGAGTTCCTCAACCTCGGCTATGCGGCGTATGTCTTTTTCATGGACTTCACGCAGAAGCTGTTCCCGAGCATTCCGCTGCAGCGGATCACGCAGATGGTCTCGGGCATCGACGTGCTGATGTTCCGCTCCGACGACGAGCTGAAGGCGCTGGCGAAGCAGGCGGTCACGCTGGAAGTCGACGACATCGTCACCGCTCACCGCGACTGGGCCGACGTCAAGGCCGCCCTCGCGAAGCACCGGCAGGGCAACGCGTGGCTCGCGGCGTTCGAGAAGGCGCGCTATCCGTGGTTCAACATTTCGTCCGGCACCGGCTGGTTCCACACCGACCGCAGCTGGAACGACAACCTCAACATCCCGCTCGACGGCATCCAGACCTATATCGGCAAGCTCCGCGAAGGCGTCTCGATCGACCGGCCGATGGAAGCGGTGCGCGCCGAACGCGACCGCATCACCGCCGAATACCGCGAGCTGATCGACAGCGACGAGGACCGCAAGCAGTTCGACGAGTTGCTCGGCTGCGCGAAGACGGTGTTCCCGTACGTCGAGAACCATCTCTTCTACGTCGAGCACTGGTTCCACTCGGTGTTCTGGAACAAGATCCGCGAAGTCGCCGCGGTCATGAAGGAACACGGCATGATCGCCGACGTTGAAGACATCTGGTATCTGCGCCGCGACGAGATCAAGCAGGCGCTATGGGATGTCGTCACCGCGTGGGCGACCGGCGTCACGCCGCGCGGCACCACGACCTGGCCGGCCGAAATCGAATGGCGCAAGGGCGTGATGCAGAAGTTCCGTGAATGGAACCCGCCGCCGGCGATCGGTGTCGCCCCGGAAGTCATCCAGGAGCCTTTCACGATCGTGCTGTGGGGGGTCACGAACAACTCCCTGGCCGACTGGGCCGCGGTGCAGGACATCGGCGACCCCGACAGCATCACCGAGCTGAAAGGCTTCGCCGCGAGCCCCGGCACTGTCGAAGGCCGTGCCCGCGTGTGCCGCAGCGCCGAGGACATCCGCGACCTGCAGGAAGGCGAGATCCTCGTCGCACCGACGACCTCGCCGTCGTGGGCGCCGGCATTCGCGAAGATCAAGGCCTGCGTCACCGACGTCGGCGGCGTCATGAGCCACGCCGCGATCGTGTGCCGCGAATACGGCATGCCGGCGGTCGTCGGCACGGGAGTGTCGACACGCGTGATCCGCACCGGCATGACGCTGCGGGTCGACGGCTCGTCCGGCGTGATCTCGATCATCACGGCCTGA